A single genomic interval of Electrophorus electricus isolate fEleEle1 chromosome 2, fEleEle1.pri, whole genome shotgun sequence harbors:
- the LOC113577525 gene encoding bromodomain adjacent to zinc finger domain protein 2B isoform X4: protein MESGERLATPTPPQGSIRSVASPSTSPNPASKSAGHLFRMAGDVGFGMSAVSSAFPMVSHPAFSLYSALSGRSHFGGLGTLGMPAALTPQAQLGTFPDWWRASDVPVSGAASLFPPLLGLPPLFSTPALSQDPTSARSPTPSRSTHASTKGLNGTVNGNGKAKSASSGASSASSSPSPAPTTTDSSKTPKPSQDPKSLSQLLKPAPIPPNHSINPKGTTNHCKPHKPAGKGQHCSGNHKNKTNEDPEKSNHNTNPKTLCKTMAEISSNSDSQSGASSDSSSDTLSSLDSVDLEEEEEEEEDEDGSIASEDSDSEREQRAKQKVKTSLVKDGFSVGADMCSTDPHSALFASYFSGLGSSLLPSLSQASPLLFKSSRSREESGKHTSVIQATGLAASKPIPLLPHPSRDRDASSKPPASPKPLCLALAPKPPSLSSSPTPLSLSLSPKNRSISPSPKPLSLTLSPKPPSLSSSPKPPTLSPSYRPMSLAPSPTPPSLLPEALRAVGRSSPEKPHATGFSLLKQDPFRLVFQPWEEQEAGKLLKEAGSPSPPLPAQRSRKRHPPRPPGLFFPSAGLEGAHGNGALHTPVQEAPLALVARPRPRASGEKTLAPAATPCSSVPINLSTGAKGRLLGNAGRAAALPRPGPRAAQQKGARPGRGAGPGAPHSHQIQSLVEVFRGMASDIPSSRDSDDTAEEEDDAEEEDDKDSDDSLSDSGSNLDTDSDDDEEEDDDIKDEEMETDTESERTPLKRTKSSVSFTDSSPSSSSLSLQVHTAHALPTPTIVGSGALAYHSTPSASYNLATPPGKRRRVTDEQALRRPLEYGWRREVRFRSVCGRVQGEVAYYAPCGKKLRQYSDVMKYLAQNGISGITRDHFSFSAKIRVGDFYEAREGPEGFQWCPLKSDEVTPHVLALEGRRGRPKSLELQRPPGLPAADPVRPRHGKGRQTNVGEAEAASAADAKLLRKLEAQEIARQAAQLKLMRKLEKQALARAAKEAKRQQALLAAEEKRRQKEQLKLLKQQEKIRRIEQIRMEKELRAQQILEAKRKKKEEAANAKILEAEKRIKEKELRRQQAMILKQQERERRRQHMMLIKAMEARKRAEEKERLKQEKRDEKRLNKERKLELRRLELEMAKELNKPNEDLCLADHKPLPELPRLPGLVLPAACFADCLMVLQFLRCFGKVLGVEGGVQAPTLHALQAGLLNLGPSAALLQELLVRLLSAAVCDPGLPPGQRAKTALGEHLSSVAINQENVSEILHIYMMAHCGQTELAPLAESLKTKAFQAHTPAQKASMLAFLVNELACSKSVVTEIDKNIDHMTNLRRDKWVVEGSLRKLRSIHAKRTGKRESSVGGEDSQALGTPTAGRKRKRKAGDSEDDDDEDDDSDDQGEEDEDEEEEGVKKGKKAEACEEEDEGDQTASVEELERQIERLSKQQSQIRRKLFESSHSLRSMTLGQDRYRRRYWALPQCGGVFVESMESGEGPEELQRERERLQSSQQVLVKEEPKEESVFSSPEVKREAPSPDPPQENHSLNLFLQKPGSFSKLSKLLEVAKMSPEPSAQPQSPQRTLPHLPMSAQTPLPTSLPSILNQEVKSEPSAPLLIPAYLGNLQQQLHSDQLYRALTENNAHWFSLLPRSPCDASSLTSSQTPPPLSSSPQPRGAKGQSPTTRTQSPSSVSPDTSQTTPSTNSPSLTAAVNSISLAALQMKPSTPVMGLPLCHWPTAFPGSNMAFGSLTVPPTLGGAYAPADVTGNPFLMPSVTTVKSESPVPGGEKPPSAPSPALEVTKNQDLPSPQPIPQEMLSGWWKVSSSEELSSVVNACHPRGIRERVLQKQLQKHLESITQVCAKNKDASVIDMDELEQRQVCEETVRGWCVEEHAMDQDIAVLQQVEELERRVASASLQVKGWRPAEPQSLSEDLLYYEHRAVVVGEREPAARSDAGVARRANNPLDIAVARLSELERSIERRYLKSPLGITIQVTVDNVGMVTIPAPAPSHSADGDGGEEDVAPGMRQWRKALSEVRSGAQLSLCLQQLQRSIAWERSIMKVYCQMCRKGDNEELLLLCDGCDKGCHTYCHKPQITTIPEGDWFCPACIAKASDPSQTKKQASRPGGGGAGKKASEGKRGKRGGAGGDGSDEEGASTSASSTPKKGGKETKKKKAEDGLPPEPPQQESTARGKKAKTARDNSKDLELCRLLLAELLSHQDAWPFMMPVNPKSVPGYRKVIKKPMDFSTIREKLSNSQYLNLETFIIDVNLVFDNCEKFNEDNSEIGRAGHSMRRFFQRRWTELLQQIN, encoded by the exons CAGGGCATTTGTTCCGAATGGCGGGTGATGTGGGATTTGGAATGTCGGCGGTGTCCAGTGCCTTCCCCATGGTCAGTCATCCAGCCTTCAGCCTGTACTCTGCTCTATCTGGACGCTCCCATTTCGGAGGTCTTGGAACACTGGGAATGCCAGCAGCTCTAACGCCACAGGCCCAGCTGGGAACCTTCCCAG ACTGGTGGAGGGCGTCGGACGTGCCAGTTAGCGGAGCTGCTTCTCTCTTCCCGCCTCTGCTGGGACTGCCCCCCTTGTTCAGCACTCCAGCCCTGAGCCAAGACCCCACCTCTGCCCGCTCCCCTACCCCTAGCAGGAGCACACATGCCTCCACTAAAG GTTTAAATGGCACAGTGAATGGCAATGGCAAAGCAAAGTCTGCTTCCTCTGGTGCaagctctgcctcctcctcacCCTCGCCAGCTCCCACCACCACCGATTCGAGCAAGACCCCCAAACCAAGCCAGGACCCCAAAAGTCTCAGCCAGCTTCTCAAACCTGCTCCGATCCCCCCAAACCACAGCATTAACCCCAAAGGCACAACCAACCATTGCAAACCCCACAAGCCAGCTGGCAAGGGACAGCACTGCAGTGGGAACCACAAGAACAAAACTAACGAAGACCCAGAAAAGTCCAACCACAATACAAACCCGAAG ACACTGTGTAAGACAATGGCAGAGATTTCCAGCAACAGCGATAGCCAATCAGGAGCCAGCTCTGACAGCTCCAGTGACACACTCAGCAGCTTGGACTCTGTtgacctggaggaggaggaggaggaggaggaggatgaggatgggaGTATTGCAAGTGAAGATTCAGACTCTGAGAGGGAGCAAAGAGCCAAGCAGAAGGTTAAG ACCTCCCTAGTGAAAGATGGCTTTTCTGTTGGAGCGGACATGTGCTCCACGGACCCTCATAGTGCCCTGTTTGCTTCTTACTTCTCCGGGCTGGGCTCCTCCCTGCTCCCTTCGCTCTCTCAGGCGAGTCCCCTGCTTTTCAAGAGCTCCAGGTCTAGAGAGGAGTCCGGCAAGCACACCAGCGTCATCCAGGCTACAGGCCTAGCAGCCAGCAAGCCCAtacccctcctcccccaccctaGCCGAGACAGAGACGCCTCGTCCAAACCACCTGCTTCTCCTAAACCCCTGTGTCTCGCCTTGGCTCCAaaacctccctccctctcctcttctcccacacctctttctctgtccttaTCCCCAAAGAATCGCTCCATCTCGCCGTCTCCGAAGCCactgtctctcaccctctctccaaagcctccctccctctcctcctcccccaaaCCCCCGACGCTCTCCCCGTCGTACAGGCCCATGAGTCTGGCCCCCTCCCCCACGCCCCCCTCACTGCTGCCGGAAGCCCTGAGGGCAGTGGGTAGGAGTTCGCCGGAGAAGCCACACGCCACTGGCTTCAGTCTGCTCAAACAG GACCCTTTCAGACTGGTGTTCCAGCCATGGGAAGAGCAGGAAGCAGGTAAACTCCTGAAAGAAGCAGGCTCCCCCTCGCCCCCGCTCCCTGCTCAGCGCAGCCGCAAGCGACACCCTCCCCGCCCGCCCGGACTCTTCTTCCCCTCAGCCGGGCTGGAGGGCGCCCACGGGAACGGCGCACTCCACACCCCCGTGCAGGAGGCCCCACTGGCCCTCGTTGCAAGGCCTCGGCCGCGTGCCTCTGGGGAGAAGACCCTGGCACCAGCCGCCACGCCCTGCTCCAGCGTGCCCATCAACCTGAGCACCGGAGCCAAGGGGCGCTTGCTTGGAAACGCTGGCCGCGCGGCTGCTTTGCCCAGGCCTGGCCCGAGAGCTGCCCAGCAGAAGGGCGCAAGGCCTGGGCGTGGGGCAGGGCCAGGGGCCCCGCACAGCCACCAGATCCAGTCCCTGGTGGAGGTGTTCAGGGGCATGGCGTCGGACATCCCCAGCAGCAGAGACTCAGACGACACGGCGGAGGAAGAGGACGATGCGGAGGAGGAAGACGACAAAGATTCAGATGACAGTTTGTCAG ATTCTGGCAGTAATCTTGACACTGATTCTGacgatgatgaagaggaggacgaTGACATTAAAGATGAAGAAATGGAGACTgatacagagagtgagagaacaccACTCAAGCGCACGAAAAGCTCAGTCTCCTTCACAGACTCCTCCCCCAGTTCCTCCTCCCTCAGCCTGCAGGTCCATACTGCTCATGCTCTGCCTACGCCAACTATTGTTGGCTCTGGGGCCCTGGCCTATCACAGCACCCCATCTGCCTCATACAATCTGGCCACACCTCCAG gaaagagaagaagagtgaCAGACGAACAGGCCCTGCGAAGGCCTCTTGAATACGG GTGGCGGAGAGAGGTCCGTTTCCGCAGCGTTTGCGGGCGAGTGCAGGGAGAGGTGGCCTACTATGCCCCCTGTGGCAAAAAACTCAGACAGTATTCAGATGTGATGAAG TATCTAGCACAAAACGGAATAAGTGGGATCACACGTGACCATTTTAGCTTCAGTGCTAAAATAAGAGTTGGTGACTTCTATGAAGCCAGAGAAGGACCAGAG GGTTTCCAGTGGTGCCCGCTGAAGAGCGACGAGGTCACGCCCCACGTCCTCGCGCTAGAAGGTCGCAGGGGCCGTCCGAAGAGCCTGGAACTCCAGCGGCCCCCTGGCCTGCCTGCTGCCGACCCCGTCCGTCCCCGCCACGGGAAAGGCAGGCAGACCAACGTGGGCGAGGCTGAAGCGGCCAGTGCGGCCGACGCTAAGCTTCTGCGTAAACTGGAGGCCCAGG AGATTGCGCGCCAGGCGGCTCAGCTGAAGCTGATGCGGAAACTGGAGAAACAGGCGCTTGCACGTGCAGCCAAGGAGGCAAAGCGACAGCAAG CGCTGCTGGCAGCCGAGGAGAAGCGCCGGCAGAAGGAGCAGCTCAAGCTTTTGAAGCAGCAG gaaaaaatcAGGAGGATAGAACAGATTCGTATGGAGAAGGAGCTTCGGGCTCAGCAGATACTGGAG gcgaagaggaagaagaaggaggaggccGCCAATGCCAAAATACTGGAAGCTGAAAAACGGATAAAG GAGAAGGAACTGCGCAGACAACAGGCCATGATACTGAAGCAACAG GAGCGGGAGAGACGGAGGCAGCACATGATGCTGATAAAAGCCATGGAGGCCCGCAAGAGAGCAGAG GAGAAGGAGCGCTtgaaacaggaaaagagagatgagaagCGGCTGAACAAGGAGCGCAAGCTGGAGCTCCGCCGCCTCGAGCTGGAGATGGCCAAGGAACTGAACAAGCCCAACGAGGACCTGTGCCTGGCTGATCACAAG CCTCTCCCCGAGCTGCCCCGCCTGCCCGGCCTGGTCCTGCCCGCCGCCTGCTTTGCTGACTGCCTGATGGTGCTGCAGTTCCTGCGCTGCTTTGGGAAGGTGCTGGGCGTGGAGGGCGGCGTGCAGGCCCCCACGCTGCACGCCCTGCAAGCCGGCCTGCTCAACCTGGGCCCCAGCGCCGCACTGCTGCAGGAGCTGCTCGTCCGCCTGCTCTCTGCCGCCGTGTGTGACCCAGGCCTCCCCCCAGGGCAAAGG GCTAAAACGGCTTTGGGAGAGCACCTGTCCAGCGTGGCGATAAACCAGGAGAACGTATCTGAGATTCTGCACATCTACATGATGGCGCATTGCGGGCAGACGGAGCTGGCACCGCTAGCCGAGAGCCTGAAGACGAAGGCATTCCAGGCGCACACACCTGCCCAGAAAGCCTCCATGCTGGCCTTCCTGGTCAACGAGCTGGCCTGCAGCAAGAGCGTTGTGAC TGAAATCGATAAAAATATTGACCATATGACGAACCTGCGGCGAGACAAATGGGTCGTCGAAGGCAGCCTCCGCAA GCTGAGGAGCATCCACGCTAAGCGTACGGGGAAGCGCGAGAGCAGCGTGGGTGGCGAGGACAGTCAGGCTCTGGGGACTCCCACCGCTGGCCGCAAGCGCAAGAGGAAAGCGGGAGACAGCGAGGATGACGACGATGAGgatgatgacagtgatgaccaaggagaggaggatgaagacgaagaggaagagggagtgaaaaaaggaaagaaagcagagGCATGTGAGGAGGAG GACGAAGGTGATCAGACGGCCAGTGTGGaagagctggagagacagatagagaggtTAAGCAAG CAACAGAGCCAGATCCGCCGCAAGCTGTTTGAGTCGTCGCACTCGCTGCGCTCCATGACGCTGGGGCAGGACCGCTACAGGAGGCGCTACTGGGCGCTGCCCCAGTGCGGGGGGGTGTTTGTCGAGTCCATGGAGAGTGGAGAGG GTCCGGAGgagctccagagagagagagagaggctgcagAGCTCCCAGCAGGTCCTGGTGAAGGAGGAGCCCAAGGAGGAGTCTGTGTTCAGCAGCCCCGAGGTGAAGCGCGAGGCGCCCTCTCCCGACCCACCGCAGGAGAACCACTCGCTCAACCTGTTTCTGCAGAAGCCAGGCTCCTTCTCCAAACTCAGCAAACTGCTAGAGGTGGCGAAGATGTCCCCTGAGCCCAGCGCCCAGCCCCAAAGCCCCCAAAGAACTCTTCCACATTTGCCTATGAGTGCTCAAACTCCATTACCCACCAGCCTCCCTTCTATCTTGAACCAGGAGGTTAAATCTGAGCCCAGCGCGCCTCTCCTAATTCCCGCCTACCTTGGCAACCTACAGCAACAACTCCACAGTGACCAGCTCTACCGGGCTCTGACGGAGAACAATGCTCACTGGTTCAGTCTGCTGCCACGTTCACCGTGTGACGCCTCGTCTCTGACCTCCAGTCAGACCCCTCCACCGCTGTCATCCTCACCTCAGCCCCGCGGTGCCAAAGGCCAGTCGCCCACCACCAGGACCCAGTCCCCCTCTTCTGTGTCCCCTGACACCAGCCAGACCACCCCGTCCACTAACAGCCCATCCCTCACTGCCGCAGTCAACAGCATTTCATTGGCTGcgctgcag ATGAAGCCCAGTACACCTGTGATGGGCCTCCCGCTGTGTCACTGGCCCACGGCCTTCCCCGGGTCCAACATGGCCTTCGGCAGCTTGACCGTGCCGCCCACACTGGGTGGGGCGTACGCCCCTGCAGATGTGACTGGGAACCCCTTCCTGATGCCCAGCGTGACCACTGTTAAGAGCGAGTCTCCTGTACCAGGCGGTGAGAAGCCCCCCTCAGCTCCCTCGCCTGCTCTGGAGGTGACCAAGAACCAGGACCTTCCTTCACCCCAGCCCATTCCGCAAG agatGCTGAGTGGCTGGTGGAAGGTGTCTAGCTCTGAGGAGTTGAGCAGTGTAGTGAACGCATGCCACCCCCGTGGTATCAGAGAGAGagtcctgcagaaacagctccAGAAACACTTGGAGTCCATCACACAAGTGTGTGCCAAGAACAAAGACG CTTCTGTGATTGACATGGACGAGCTGGAGcagaggcaggtgtgtgaggaGACGGTACGGGGCTGGTGTGTGGAGGAGCATGCCATGGACCAGGACATCGCCGTGctgcagcaggtggaggagctggagcgcAGGGTGGCGTCAGCCAGCCTACAGGTGAAG GGCTGGCGTCCCGCCGAACCACAGTCCCTCAGTGAAGACCTGCTCTACTACGAGCACAGAGCCGTGGTTGTGGGCGAGCGCGAGCCGGCGGCCAGGTCGGACGCGGGCGTAGCGCGCCGCGCCAACAACCCGTTGGACATAGCGGTGGCCCGCCTGTCCGAGCTGGAGCGCAGCATCGAGAGAAGGTACCTGAAGAGCCCCTTAGGCATCACCATTCAGGTCACTGTGGATAACGTTGGCATGGTGACCATACCGGCTCCTGCACCATCCCATAGTGCCGATGGTGACGG GGGCGAGGAAGATGTGGCCCCGGGGATGAGGCAGTGGAGGAAGGCTCTGAGTGAGGTGCGCAGTGGAGCGCAGCTCTCCCTTTGCCTGCAGCAACTCCAGCGCTCCATCGCCTGGGAGAGGTCCATCATGAAAGTG TACTGCCAGATGTGCCGGAAGGGGGACAATgaggagctgctgctgctgtgcgATGGCTGTGATAAAGGATGTCACACGTACTGCCATAAACCCCAGATCACCACCATTCCCGAGGGAGACTGGTTCTGCCCCGCATGCATAGCCAAG GCAAGTGACCCATCCCAGACCAAGAAGCAGGCCAGTcgccctggaggaggaggagcggggAAGAAGGCCTCGGAAGGCAAGCGCGGCAAGCGCGGCGGTGCTGGAGGAGACGGCTCAGACGAGGAGGGAGCCAGCACCAGCGCCAGCAGCACGCCCAagaagggagggaaggagacgaagaagaagaaggcgGAGGACGGCCTTCCCCCCGAGCCCCCCCAGCAGGAGAGCACCGCGCGGGGCAAGAAGGCCAAAACGGCCCGGGACAACAGTAAAGACCTGGAGCTCTGCAG GTTGTTGCTGGCCGAGCTGCTGTCTCACCAGGACGCCTGGCCCTTCATGATGCCTGTCAACCCTAAATCAGTCCCGGGATACCGCAAGGTTATCAAGAAACCCATGGACTTCTCCACCATCCGCGAGAAGCTCTCCAACAGCCA ATACCTAAACCTGGAGACTTTTATCATTGACGTTAACTTGGTTTTCGACAACTGCGAAAAGTTCAATGAGGATAATTCTGAAATTGGCCGCGCGGGACACAGCATGAGGAGGTTTTTTCAACGGAGATGGACCGAGCTTTTACAACAAATCAACTAA